In Chrysemys picta bellii isolate R12L10 chromosome 4, ASM1138683v2, whole genome shotgun sequence, the sequence TTAAACCATTGATAGTATTCTAATAGGTTGCTCTGTATTATTTATTCCCAAccaagagcccaatcctgcaaaccttgACATGTGAAAGTATTGAAATTAACACTTTGCTCATGATCATAAGGCTATTAAAAATTCATCAGAGTAATTTTGTGGTCATTGCTTATTGAGACAGTCAAGAAATATTGGTCCTTTTGACCTCAGCAGTAACTGAGGACAAAATTTGGCTTGTGGTATTTAAAGTATCACATGATCATTCTGTTAACCAAGTGTCCAATACTTTGTTCACCTGAAAAACTCTATGGTTGTGATAAAGGAATTTTGTTTTATACAGCTGTGTGAAGCAGTTGGCTATGTACAATCAACCACTAAACACAAATCACGTTTCTTTAAATCCTTATCGGTATACTGCCGTTCCTTATGCCCCATATCAGCACAgtatttaagcacgtgcttaacttaaGCATGTTAGgtatcccattgactttagtggaactcCTTAgctgcttcaagttaagcatatgcttaagagcTGTGCTGGATTGGGATCGGAGACACTGCAGTACTCTCTTACTTTAAGTTCATTGGCTATTCCACATTTGAATATCCATTATAGAATTATCACATGAATTACAAGCTTCTGTTACAAGTATTTGCAGTATGCTCCAAGTGCAGGGCCTTGTTCTGATCCCACTttctctggtgtaaatcaagagaaactccactgaaatcagtggagttataccagtataaatgagatcagaactCACCTCAGCCCTTTCGGTCTAGCCCTTATTTCTATAATGGGCTGATTAATGCCCCTCAGATGCAAACTCTATGGCTTGGGCCCATATCAGTGTATAGAACATTTTCTAAAAAGAGTACAAAATAAAACCGGAATGTTTTAAAAACCATTGTTTTAGGCAAGTgatggagcagcagcaacagcgcCAGGAATCTCTGGAAAGAAGAACCTCTACCACAGGCATGTATCAAACAATGCAATGCAATGTATCTGTAAACAATGCAAATCtattcctctcccttcctgtcTCCTCTAGCTGTTGGTGGTTGTCATGTGTTATTACAGAAATAACTGGCCTGCTAAATATAGCAATAATCATTGTgggatttcaaagcattttcagTTAGAGACTTAAACTAATAAATTGGAACATGGCTGCATTTTTTTCCACAGATTTGACTGAAGTTTAAGGTCCAAACTTCAGAGCACACAGCGCAACTCAGATGGGATGTGTAAAGATGGATTTAAGCAAAGCTTTGTGCTCTTCCAGTCCCATGCTAGCTATGAGACCGGCTTAAGACTGAGCTGTGtaaaggctgctctaaattatgctgttTTCCACAGTGCCAAGGGGCTGATGTTGCTGGGGTACAGAAAAGGCCTAGCCACATTTTCTACACAGCCACAGGGAGAGTGGGTGGCATAGGAATCACTCTACTGGCTCTATGACACTATAGGATCCCTCTACCCAGAGATCAGCTGTCTGTGCCTGGCTCTTCCAGCTTTCCACGAGGTGTACAGAAGAGAATCTGACTGTAAGAGTCCGTTAGTTGAGGTAATAAGGTGAGAGGGCTTGTGTAAGTTTAGTGGGAAAGTATTTACTGAACGGattgaaaatattttctaatatattAGCAACCTGATAAGTGGTGCGGTGGGAATAGAAGTTTCTGGCTGCAGAATCTGGCTTTTGGTTCTGTGAAAAAATATGTGCAAACGACGCCAGAATTTTTTGTgaatctggggggaaaaaatagtttttgctcagcttttttttatttaaaagcagcTCAGTTGTGTCCACAGAAAATGTCACCTGTGGCAGTCATACAGAATAACGCTCGATGGCTTTGAACTCCTAATTTGGGCGCGCACAACTGTGTGCCATTTTGAGTCCGTTAAAACAAATGAAACCCTGGCTCTGCGAGGAACCTTGACGTAGGCATAATATGTGAGCTAGTGACAGTTCCAGCTGAGCGCCCTGTTGCATGTGAGGAGGCATCTCTGTGCTGTACACAACCTGTGTGCCTGTCTTTATGTTCaaagtgtcatagaatcatagaatatcagggttggaagggacctcaggagatcatctagtccaaccccctgctcaaagcaggatcactccccagacagatttttgccccagatccctaaatggccccttcaaggattgaactcacaaccctgggtttagcaggccaatgctcaaaccactgagctattcctcctccGCCAAGTGCCACTTGCCACTGTCCTTGGAACAAAGGTAATGTGTGTAATTCTGACTCAAGATGGTTTGTGGGGTTAGAAGAAGCTTTACAAACATCAAAGCAAAAACTCTAGCCTAtgctgtgtgtgtcactgctttGAACTAAAGGAAGGAACAGCTCTCGATTGCTGCGGTCATCTGGACATCACTAAAATCGTGACTGCACcatccttttttatttattattttctgctttcatttacttTTTAATTCCTTGTCTCCTAACCACTCTGCCTTGTTTTCATTCCTTGCTGTATGCCCATTTTATTcttttcacttttcttttctgttcttttaGTTTCTACCCTTCAGATAAAAGtgtcttcttccccctcccactgccagtCTCCTCCTCCTGACTACAGTAACTACAGTGCTTCTACTTCCGCTGGTGCTGCCCCTCCACCGCCATCTTATGCCAACGTTATCTCTTCAGCATCCACCATCCCCGAGTCCAGTAGTAAAACCTCTTTCAGATCCTCTAACAGAGCCAGAGAATTCCCACAGCTTCGTCACAGACATTCTGCCTCTGAGCTCTCACCCTCCCCGGGTTCCTTCTCCTCTCCAGTATGGCCAAACCACAGGACTGTAACACAAAGCATCAAACAGATCTCTTTGTCCCCACCGCCTGAGACTCCTTCCCATTTTCCATTCGCACCTCACCAGCCTGTTAGACGTTCCTCTCTTTCACACTCTCCTCAGTCTTCCTCTTCTCCTGTAACAACTACATCCCCCGTGCAGAAGGGTTCTGTCCTGCAGCTGCATATTCCAGAGGTCCTTCCTGTGATTCCTGTCCAGAATGGCAGAATCAGGAGATCTACAGATATAACAGTCCAAGAAGCCTCTGCAAATGTACCTCAGATAGGCCTGAATGGCCAACCCGATGAACCTCTAGCCACACAAATTCCTTTAAACTCCTCTAGTTCCCAGGTAAAAAGCGTGGATGGGTCTTTCTTCTCATACTTAGAAACTGTACCCATCTCTCAGCTACCAGTTATAACCAGCCCTGCTGGTTCCTTCATCCAGGCTTCTTTTCAGTCCTCCCAACCTTCACCTCATCCTCCAAAGCAATTGTACCAGGCCATGTCACACTTTGTTTCATTACCTCCCGCTTATGCTGCTGTATCTGAGGTGAATTTGTCCAAGAAGACCCCTCCTTTCATGACTTCATCAACCATTTCCCACTTGAGTAAGTACTTGTTTTGAATTAGTTATAACCATTAAAAGAGCTTTAGATTTGACCTGATTGTTCATAAAGCCCAGTTTGCTCTGCCCCAGGACAATATGTGGGAAAAACTCTTGAGTAATCAAAGGCTAATACTACTGCACCAGATAATTCAGACAATTAGGGAAAAGGTATGGAAGGTTAGTGCTATAACTGGTGGTGGACTTGACACAAAACCTCATATCCAAATGCTCCAATCTTTGGGGAgataatatttttaaagtctGAGGCCAGATCTACTCTCAAAACTTCTGAAAGTGTAGTAATGACAGTTAAGGGCGTaatattttcaatgttttttcTACTGATGAAAggcctagtgtagatgcagaaaAAGTGATCTTGCCAGTGGGGCTTGTTTCATTTGGGGAGCTAGGATAAGCTAGACTTGCAAAAGCACTCTTTCAGCCATATAAGTTGCATCTAAACTAGGAGGGTTTGCCAGGATAGCTGAACCAGCAAactttttctagtgtagactagccctgcgTGTGGATCTATATTTTGCATATGGCCTGTATTGTTAAAATGCCTGGATTAGAGCAGCTCTGTGTTGTGCCTGTTCAAAATCCAGATCAGGTTTTGCAAGTTGGACCCATCTCTCTGTATAACCATATTGTGCTTAAATGGATGTGCCTAGAGAACTTAGGAAACATTTGTATATTTCTTCCACTGACAAATTTCCTGCTCCAGATATTTCAACTGCCTCTGTTGGGTCAGACCCTCAACTGGTGTAGGTGACTATATATCCATTTTCTTCAACACACTTATTCCAGTTTACACCAACAAAGTATCTTGCCCATTATTTTTGAGTGAGGTCAATTTATAATCTAAATTATTTTTCAGCCAGGCCTCAGCTTGGCCTCTAATTTTGTGGGTGTAGATTTGCACCTATAATTCACTGTGCTCGCAATGAATTGCCAGCTATCTCATCTGTGGGCCCAAACGGGTAGGGAAATAGCTGACATGCTGCTAATACACCCACAGTTCGTTGCAGGAGCAGCATTGTGAGCATAGTTATTAGCAGGAGTAATGTTGTGCCCATAATGTTAGAGGTTATCTCTGACCACAATGATGGGTGacgttattaaaaaaacaaaactaaatagATAGAAAATCAGGCCGTATTGTCTGAATATCAGTCCTAAATTTTCCCTCTAAACcaataaaaaaaccctctttcaAATTAATGTTTGTTGCACAATTGAGTTTGTAATTGAATAGCAACAGAAGCCTTTGATGAGGTGGAGTAATTCTAGGTAACGTACCATTGATGGAATACTCATTCTGTTATAAATAGGAGAAATATACCAGAAGTATATTCTAATCTGTCCATTGAAGGACGCTGCTACTCGCAGTAGCTTCTGTTGAAATACACCGTGGCTAAAATTGAACACTTGCCCCTTAATTTTCAAAGGCTGACATAGGATTTAGCCACACAAATTTCATTAAATGGAAGTTGTATGGAAATGTAT encodes:
- the EVL gene encoding ena/VASP-like protein isoform X15, with amino-acid sequence MEVQRRQVMEQQQQRQESLERRTSTTVSTLQIKVSSSPSHCQSPPPDYSNYSASTSAGAAPPPPSYANVISSASTIPESSSKTSFRSSNRAREFPQLRHRHSASELSPSPGSFSSPVWPNHRTVTQSIKQISLSPPPETPSHFPFAPHQPVRRSSLSHSPQSSSSPVTTTSPVQKGSVLQLHIPEVLPVIPVQNGRIRRSTDITVQEASANVPQIGLNGQPDEPLATQIPLNSSSSQVKSVDGSFFSYLETVPISQLPVITSPAGSFIQASFQSSQPSPHPPKQLYQAMSHFVSLPPAYAAVSEVNLSKKTPPFMTSSTISHLSPILPPGHPSTAATIPASSSGPPPPPPPPVPPPPTGAAPPPPPPLPAGGGHGGSTDDGSMSGLAAALAGAKLRRVQRPEDGSGGSSPSGASKSDANRTSSGGGGGGLMEEMNKLLAKRRKAASQSDKPADKKEEESQNEDASTSPSPVTRGPSQQQNSTDPGKKPWERSNSVEKPVSSLLSRNPSVKSLEAKSPTQSQLPSRMKPVSSSNDVAMDALDFDRMKQEILEEVVRELHKVKEEIIDDDFKVILLVVCNVNEDPLPTEMYCGITRRNRDMLVVSRQGL
- the EVL gene encoding ena/VASP-like protein isoform X14, giving the protein MHLKNSGPTIQRQVQNGPSPDEMEVQRRQVMEQQQQRQESLERRTSTTVSTLQIKVSSSPSHCQSPPPDYSNYSASTSAGAAPPPPSYANVISSASTIPESSSKTSFRSSNRAREFPQLRHRHSASELSPSPGSFSSPVWPNHRTVTQSIKQISLSPPPETPSHFPFAPHQPVRRSSLSHSPQSSSSPVTTTSPVQKGSVLQLHIPEVLPVIPVQNGRIRRSTDITVQEASANVPQIGLNGQPDEPLATQIPLNSSSSQVKSVDGSFFSYLETVPISQLPVITSPAGSFIQASFQSSQPSPHPPKQLYQAMSHFVSLPPAYAAVSEVNLSKKTPPFMTSSTISHLSPILPPGHPSTAATIPASSSGPPPPPPPPVPPPPTGAAPPPPPPLPAGGGHGGSTDDGSMSGLAAALAGAKLRRVQRPEDGSGGSSPSGASKSDANRTSSGGGGGGLMEEMNKLLAKRRKAASQSDKPADKKEEESQNEDASTSPSPVTRGPSQQQNSTDPGKKPWERSNSVEKPVSSLLSRNPSVKSLEAKSPTQSQLPSRMKPVSSSNDVAMDALDFDRMKQEILEEVVRELHKVKEEIIDDDFKVILLVVCNVNEDPLPTEMYCGITRRNRDMLVVSRQGL